In a genomic window of Amblyomma americanum isolate KBUSLIRL-KWMA chromosome 4, ASM5285725v1, whole genome shotgun sequence:
- the LOC144128249 gene encoding uncharacterized protein LOC144128249 isoform X1, with the protein MLSPSMTAAADDGESQSPSPLTKPKLPRDDETRARRAAQQRERRRRQREAAVEFLLPPWMAAWASSAVVADDGASQSSPSLVKDKRPVDDETRARRAAQQRERRQRQREAAAVAAKFFPPPLSAASSSVGPVSLSWGSNVPSTRPEAASAVDGISTQRRRPYLCKKHTTKSKGTSTSSLTRIRSSASMRSRNTQTEVCAQVDRVTQTARIVIGTATQT; encoded by the exons ATGCTAAGCCCGTCGATGACCGCGGCAGCCGATGATGGAGAGTCGCAGTCGCCGTCGCCTCTCACTAAGCCCAAACTGCCCAGAGACGACGAGACACGCGCCCGGAGAGCCGCGCAGCAGCGCGAGCGCAGGCGGCGACAACGGGAAGCGGCGGTGGAATTTTTGCTTCCTCCGTGGATGGCAGCGTGGGCGTCGTCGGCCGTTGTAGCCGATGATGGAGCATCGCAGTCGTCGCCTTCTCTCGTTAAGGACAAACGGCCCGTGGACGACGAGACGCGCGCCCGGAGAGCCGCGCAGCAGCGCGAGCGGAGACAACGACAACGGGAAGCGGCAGCTGTGGCGGCGAAATTTTTCCCTCCTCCGTTGTCGGCGGCGTCATCTTCAGTCGGCCCAGTGTCACTGAGTTGG GGGTCCAATGTCCCTAGCACAAGACCGGAAGCTGCTTCTGCTGTGGACGGTATTTCAACCCAAAGGAGAAGGCCATACTTGTGCAAAAAGCACACCACAAAAAGCAAAGGCACCAGCACCTCTTCATTAACACGCATCAGAAGCTCTGCATCAATGCGCAGCAGAAACACACAGACAGAAGTCTGTGCTCAGGTAGACAGAG TAACGCAAACGGCAAGAATTGTAATCGGAACAGCAACGCAGACATAA
- the LOC144128249 gene encoding uncharacterized protein LOC144128249 isoform X2, with the protein MGDEKETPAAAMRRYRQEKINSSDPEVVAWNLAALQRKNEHRKAKRAAETPGQREERLAKRRRQEAERNKRRIAARMVPSQENQDEAMTSSSTATEEKTTLQGSNVPSTRPEAASAVDGISTQRRRPYLCKKHTTKSKGTSTSSLTRIRSSASMRSRNTQTEVCAQVDRVTQTARIVIGTATQT; encoded by the exons ATGGGTGACGAAAAGGAGACTCCAGCCGCCGCTATGCGGAGGTATCGTCAGGAGAAGATCAATTCTTCGGacccagaagtcgtcgcctggaacttggccgctctgcagagaaagaatgaacatcgGAAGGCTAAACGAGCGGCGGAGACGCCCGGGCAAAGGgaagaacgtcttgccaaacggagacgccaagaggcggagcgtaacaagcggcgcatagcagctcgcatggttccttcgcaagaaaatcaagatgaagcaatgacatcatcatcaacagcaacTGAAGAGAAGAcgacattacag GGGTCCAATGTCCCTAGCACAAGACCGGAAGCTGCTTCTGCTGTGGACGGTATTTCAACCCAAAGGAGAAGGCCATACTTGTGCAAAAAGCACACCACAAAAAGCAAAGGCACCAGCACCTCTTCATTAACACGCATCAGAAGCTCTGCATCAATGCGCAGCAGAAACACACAGACAGAAGTCTGTGCTCAGGTAGACAGAG TAACGCAAACGGCAAGAATTGTAATCGGAACAGCAACGCAGACATAA